In the genome of Drosophila subpulchrella strain 33 F10 #4 breed RU33 chromosome 2L, RU_Dsub_v1.1 Primary Assembly, whole genome shotgun sequence, one region contains:
- the LOC119546229 gene encoding protein abrupt isoform X1 — translation MTESTQLQTAENNNAGVVKMEPPPPATSSVSVSAAAAAHALSSLSSLSMAATGSALSPATPPPSLNLSHQQQHSQQQQQQQQHYALKWNDFQSSILSSFRHLRDEEDFVDVTLACDERSFTAHKVVLSACSPYFRRLLKANPCEHPIVILRDVRCDDVENLLSFMYNGEVNVSHEQLPDFLKTAHLLQIRGLADVNGCYPYSKALSAALSHNNSSNSSSNNNNNSSNSLSNNNNNNNIAESSNHNKISSYLPPNQASATSNNNGNSSNSNNHSSSSSNNSSSNNISGSLNSSLNSPFSAPPVPPSVTASSAAAAAAAAASLTAAVAAAAAATASSSSASGQSGGSSGTPAIQELKASSAASPVRTPNPNPNSSKASSSNHWDMGEMEGSRKSHLTPPPQKRIKSADLFRAQHGISPERLLLDREFPVAGQHPLTRNRSGRDTSKDRERNLELRESLLGQALENSNGQQANQKHDLGQSAGEDSNSSDTEPSDRGDGQHDGTLDGIDNQRSHSFPNAFLGLQGIPGLLPGPSGINSDFVSRRSLEMRVRATDPRPCPKCGKIYRSAHTLRTHLEDKHTVCPGYRCVLCGTVAKSRNSLHSHMSRQHRGISTKDLPVLPMPSPFDPDLASRLLAKAGVKISPAELRARASPTGGSGSSGGGGGGGSGQAKLDLSNASGGPLDDAEDSDEDPEDLTTGNGLYGMGGSSNDLSRYHESLLSNFGHARMRNEAAAAAATAAALGQPKDLGVQMPNSGAAGQSLLDTYLQFITENTFGMGMSQEQAAAAALRAKMAQLNAMGHSLDSLPPGLLPGQFDLSKLAAGNPAFGQSGPGLTIEPIMRHDQAAGSLSPNVHRPLALNSGGRMMGHDEMADHEGDMRRDGSEPMDLGLDVNQSGSNHEVANSDAEENYSEDEGVHNT, via the exons ATGACCGAATCCACACAGCTGCAGACGGCGGAGAACAACAACGCGGGCGTGGTCAAAATGGAGCCCCCGCCGCCGGCGACCTCCTCCGTTTCCGTGTCCGCCGCCGCAGCCGCCCACGCCCTCTCCTCCCTCTCCTCGCTCTCGATGGCCGCCACCGGCTCCGCCCTCTCGCCGGCCACGCCCCCGCCCTCCCTGAACCTGtcacatcagcagcagcactcgcagcagcagcagcagcagcagcagcactaCGCCCTCAAGTGGAACGACTTCCAGAGCTCGATCCTCAGCTCCTTCCGGCACCTGCGGGACGAGGAGGACTTCGTGGACGTAACGCTGGCCTGCGACGAGCGCTCCTTCACCGCCCACAAGGTCGTCCTGAGCGCCTGCAGCCCCTACTTCCGCCGGCTGCTCAAGGCCAATCCCTGCGAGCACCCGATCGTCATCCTGCGCGACGTGCGTTGCGACGATGTCGAGAATCTGCTGAG CTTTATGTACAATGGTGAGGTGAATGTGAGCCACGAACAGTTGCCCGACTTCCTGAAGACCGCGCATCTGCTGCAGATTCGTGGCTTGGCGGATGTCAATGGTTGTTATCCCTACTCCAAGGCTTTGTCCGCCGCCCTGAgccacaacaacagcagcaacagcagcagcaataacaacaacaacagcagcaacagcctgagcaacaacaataacaacaacaacatagCCGAGAGCAGTAATCACAACAAGATTAGCAGTTACTTGCCACCCAATCAAGCAAGTGCcacaagcaacaacaatggaaacagcagcaacagcaacaaccacagcagcagcagcagcaacaacagcagcagcaacaacatcagcgGATCCCTGAACAGCAGCCTGAACTCACCGTTCAGTGCGCCGCCGGTACCGCCATCGGTTACCGCCTCGAgtgcagcggcagcagcagcagcggctgcCTCGCTCACCGCCGCagtggcagcagcagcggcagcaacggccagcagcagcagtgccAGCGGACAAAGCGGCGGCTCGAGCGGTACGCCCGCCATCCAGGAGCTGAAGGCATCGTCGGCAGCGTCGCCCGTAAGAACCCCGAACCCGAATCCCAATTCCAGCAAA gccagcagcagcaaccacTGGGACATGGGTGAGATGGAGGGCAGCCGGAAGAGCCACCTGACGCCGCCCCCTCAGAAACGCATCAAGAGCGCCGATTTGTTCCGGGCCCAGCACGGCATCAGTCCGGAGCGATTGCTGCTCGACCGCGAGTTCCCCGTAGCCGGACAGCATCCCCTCACCCGGAACAGGAGCGGTCGGGACACCTCCAAGGATCGGGAGCGCAATTTGGAATTGAGGGAATCGCTATTGGGACAGGCTCTGGAAAACAGCAACGGACAGCAGGCCAATCAG AAACACGATCTTGGCCAGAGCGCGGGTGAGGATTCGAACAGCAGTGACACGGAGCCCTCGGATCGGGGCGATGGACAGCACGATGGAACCCTCGACGGCATCGACAATCAGCGCTCGCACTCGTTCCCCAATGCATTCCTCGGCCTCCAGGGCATTCCCGGTCTTCTGCCAGGACCCTCCGGCATCAACAGTGACTTCG TTTCGCGACGCTCCTTGGAAATGCGGGTCCGAGCCACAGATCCCCGTCCCTGCCCCAAATGCGGAAAGATCTACCGCTCCGCCCACACACTGCGCACCCATCTGGAGGACAAGCACACCGTGTGCCCCGGCTATCGGTGCGTCCTCTGCGGCACGGTGGCCAAGTCCCGCAACTCCTTGCACTCGCACATGTCGCGCCAGCATCGCGGCATCTCCACCAAGGACCTGCCCGTCCTGCCCATGCCCAGCCCCTTCGATCCGGACCTGGCCTCCCGCCTGCTGGCCAAGGCGGGCGTCAAGATCTCTCCGGCGGAGCTGCGGGCCCGGGCCTCGCCCACCGGCGGTAGCGGCAGCAGCGGCGGAGGCGGAGGAGGCGGCAGCGGCCAGGCCAAGTTGGATCTGAGCAACGCCAGCGGTGGACCGCTGGACGATGCCGAGGACTCCGACGAGGATCCCGAGGATCTGACCACAGGCAATGGCCTGTACGGCATGGGCGGAAGCAGCAACGATCTGAGCCGCTACCACGAGAGCCTGCTGAGCAACTTTGGGCACGCCAGGATGCGAAATGAGGCGGCTGCTGCGGCGGCCACTGCGGCTGCTCTGGGCCAGCCCAAGGACCTGGGCGTCCAGATGCCAAACAGCGGTGCAGCTGGTCAGTCCCTGCTGGACACCTATCTGCAGTTCATCACGGAGAACACCTTCG GCATGGGCATGTCCCAGGAGCAGGCAGCTGCCGCAGCGCTGCGCGCCAAGATGGCTCAGCTGAATGCGATGGGGCACAGTCTGGATAGCCTACCGCCGGGCCTGCTGCCCGGTCAGTTCGATCTGAGCAAACTGGCTGCCGGGAATCCCGCCTTCGGACAAAGTGGACCCGGTCTGACCATTGAGCCGATCATGCGGCACGACCAGGCTGCCGGAAGCCTCTCGCCGAACGTCCACCGACCACTGGCCCTCAACTCGGGCGGCCGGATGATGGGTCACGACGAAATGGCGGACCACGAGGGCGATATGAGGCGGGACGGGTCGGAACCCATGGATCTCGGCCTGGACGTTAACCAGTCGGGCAGCAACCATGAGGTGGCCAACTCCGATGCCGAGGAGAACTACTCGGAGGACGAGGGAGTGCACAACACATAG
- the LOC119546229 gene encoding protein abrupt isoform X3 codes for MTESTQLQTAENNNAGVVKMEPPPPATSSVSVSAAAAAHALSSLSSLSMAATGSALSPATPPPSLNLSHQQQHSQQQQQQQQHYALKWNDFQSSILSSFRHLRDEEDFVDVTLACDERSFTAHKVVLSACSPYFRRLLKANPCEHPIVILRDVRCDDVENLLSFMYNGEVNVSHEQLPDFLKTAHLLQIRGLADVNGCYPYSKALSAALSHNNSSNSSSNNNNNSSNSLSNNNNNNNIAESSNHNKISSYLPPNQASATSNNNGNSSNSNNHSSSSSNNSSSNNISGSLNSSLNSPFSAPPVPPSVTASSAAAAAAAAASLTAAVAAAAAATASSSSASGQSGGSSGTPAIQELKASSAASPASSSNHWDMGEMEGSRKSHLTPPPQKRIKSADLFRAQHGISPERLLLDREFPVAGQHPLTRNRSGRDTSKDRERNLELRESLLGQALENSNGQQANQKHDLGQSAGEDSNSSDTEPSDRGDGQHDGTLDGIDNQRSHSFPNAFLGLQGIPGLLPGPSGINSDFVSRRSLEMRVRATDPRPCPKCGKIYRSAHTLRTHLEDKHTVCPGYRCVLCGTVAKSRNSLHSHMSRQHRGISTKDLPVLPMPSPFDPDLASRLLAKAGVKISPAELRARASPTGGSGSSGGGGGGGSGQAKLDLSNASGGPLDDAEDSDEDPEDLTTGNGLYGMGGSSNDLSRYHESLLSNFGHARMRNEAAAAAATAAALGQPKDLGVQMPNSGAAGQSLLDTYLQFITENTFGMGMSQEQAAAAALRAKMAQLNAMGHSLDSLPPGLLPGQFDLSKLAAGNPAFGQSGPGLTIEPIMRHDQAAGSLSPNVHRPLALNSGGRMMGHDEMADHEGDMRRDGSEPMDLGLDVNQSGSNHEVANSDAEENYSEDEGVHNT; via the exons ATGACCGAATCCACACAGCTGCAGACGGCGGAGAACAACAACGCGGGCGTGGTCAAAATGGAGCCCCCGCCGCCGGCGACCTCCTCCGTTTCCGTGTCCGCCGCCGCAGCCGCCCACGCCCTCTCCTCCCTCTCCTCGCTCTCGATGGCCGCCACCGGCTCCGCCCTCTCGCCGGCCACGCCCCCGCCCTCCCTGAACCTGtcacatcagcagcagcactcgcagcagcagcagcagcagcagcagcactaCGCCCTCAAGTGGAACGACTTCCAGAGCTCGATCCTCAGCTCCTTCCGGCACCTGCGGGACGAGGAGGACTTCGTGGACGTAACGCTGGCCTGCGACGAGCGCTCCTTCACCGCCCACAAGGTCGTCCTGAGCGCCTGCAGCCCCTACTTCCGCCGGCTGCTCAAGGCCAATCCCTGCGAGCACCCGATCGTCATCCTGCGCGACGTGCGTTGCGACGATGTCGAGAATCTGCTGAG CTTTATGTACAATGGTGAGGTGAATGTGAGCCACGAACAGTTGCCCGACTTCCTGAAGACCGCGCATCTGCTGCAGATTCGTGGCTTGGCGGATGTCAATGGTTGTTATCCCTACTCCAAGGCTTTGTCCGCCGCCCTGAgccacaacaacagcagcaacagcagcagcaataacaacaacaacagcagcaacagcctgagcaacaacaataacaacaacaacatagCCGAGAGCAGTAATCACAACAAGATTAGCAGTTACTTGCCACCCAATCAAGCAAGTGCcacaagcaacaacaatggaaacagcagcaacagcaacaaccacagcagcagcagcagcaacaacagcagcagcaacaacatcagcgGATCCCTGAACAGCAGCCTGAACTCACCGTTCAGTGCGCCGCCGGTACCGCCATCGGTTACCGCCTCGAgtgcagcggcagcagcagcagcggctgcCTCGCTCACCGCCGCagtggcagcagcagcggcagcaacggccagcagcagcagtgccAGCGGACAAAGCGGCGGCTCGAGCGGTACGCCCGCCATCCAGGAGCTGAAGGCATCGTCGGCAGCGTCGCCC gccagcagcagcaaccacTGGGACATGGGTGAGATGGAGGGCAGCCGGAAGAGCCACCTGACGCCGCCCCCTCAGAAACGCATCAAGAGCGCCGATTTGTTCCGGGCCCAGCACGGCATCAGTCCGGAGCGATTGCTGCTCGACCGCGAGTTCCCCGTAGCCGGACAGCATCCCCTCACCCGGAACAGGAGCGGTCGGGACACCTCCAAGGATCGGGAGCGCAATTTGGAATTGAGGGAATCGCTATTGGGACAGGCTCTGGAAAACAGCAACGGACAGCAGGCCAATCAG AAACACGATCTTGGCCAGAGCGCGGGTGAGGATTCGAACAGCAGTGACACGGAGCCCTCGGATCGGGGCGATGGACAGCACGATGGAACCCTCGACGGCATCGACAATCAGCGCTCGCACTCGTTCCCCAATGCATTCCTCGGCCTCCAGGGCATTCCCGGTCTTCTGCCAGGACCCTCCGGCATCAACAGTGACTTCG TTTCGCGACGCTCCTTGGAAATGCGGGTCCGAGCCACAGATCCCCGTCCCTGCCCCAAATGCGGAAAGATCTACCGCTCCGCCCACACACTGCGCACCCATCTGGAGGACAAGCACACCGTGTGCCCCGGCTATCGGTGCGTCCTCTGCGGCACGGTGGCCAAGTCCCGCAACTCCTTGCACTCGCACATGTCGCGCCAGCATCGCGGCATCTCCACCAAGGACCTGCCCGTCCTGCCCATGCCCAGCCCCTTCGATCCGGACCTGGCCTCCCGCCTGCTGGCCAAGGCGGGCGTCAAGATCTCTCCGGCGGAGCTGCGGGCCCGGGCCTCGCCCACCGGCGGTAGCGGCAGCAGCGGCGGAGGCGGAGGAGGCGGCAGCGGCCAGGCCAAGTTGGATCTGAGCAACGCCAGCGGTGGACCGCTGGACGATGCCGAGGACTCCGACGAGGATCCCGAGGATCTGACCACAGGCAATGGCCTGTACGGCATGGGCGGAAGCAGCAACGATCTGAGCCGCTACCACGAGAGCCTGCTGAGCAACTTTGGGCACGCCAGGATGCGAAATGAGGCGGCTGCTGCGGCGGCCACTGCGGCTGCTCTGGGCCAGCCCAAGGACCTGGGCGTCCAGATGCCAAACAGCGGTGCAGCTGGTCAGTCCCTGCTGGACACCTATCTGCAGTTCATCACGGAGAACACCTTCG GCATGGGCATGTCCCAGGAGCAGGCAGCTGCCGCAGCGCTGCGCGCCAAGATGGCTCAGCTGAATGCGATGGGGCACAGTCTGGATAGCCTACCGCCGGGCCTGCTGCCCGGTCAGTTCGATCTGAGCAAACTGGCTGCCGGGAATCCCGCCTTCGGACAAAGTGGACCCGGTCTGACCATTGAGCCGATCATGCGGCACGACCAGGCTGCCGGAAGCCTCTCGCCGAACGTCCACCGACCACTGGCCCTCAACTCGGGCGGCCGGATGATGGGTCACGACGAAATGGCGGACCACGAGGGCGATATGAGGCGGGACGGGTCGGAACCCATGGATCTCGGCCTGGACGTTAACCAGTCGGGCAGCAACCATGAGGTGGCCAACTCCGATGCCGAGGAGAACTACTCGGAGGACGAGGGAGTGCACAACACATAG
- the LOC119546229 gene encoding protein abrupt isoform X2 encodes MTESTQLQTAENNNAGVVKMEPPPPATSSVSVSAAAAAHALSSLSSLSMAATGSALSPATPPPSLNLSHQQQHSQQQQQQQQHYALKWNDFQSSILSSFRHLRDEEDFVDVTLACDERSFTAHKVVLSACSPYFRRLLKANPCEHPIVILRDVRCDDVENLLSFMYNGEVNVSHEQLPDFLKTAHLLQIRGLADVNGCYPYSKALSAALSHNNSSNSSSNNNNNSSNSLSNNNNNNNIAESSNHNKISSYLPPNQASATSNNNGNSSNSNNHSSSSSNNSSSNNISGSLNSSLNSPFSAPPVPPSVTASSAAAAAAAAASLTAAVAAAAAATASSSSASGQSGGSSGTPAIQELKASSAASPVRTPNPNPNSSKASSSNHWDMGEMEGSRKSHLTPPPQKRIKSADLFRAQHGISPERLLLDREFPVAGQHPLTRNRSGRDTSKDRERNLELRESLLGQALENSNGQQANQKHDLGQSAGEDSNSSDTEPSDRGDGQHDGTLDGIDNQRSHSFPNAFLGLQGIPGLLPGPSGINSDFGTFLNAKSGIKQEVMEPEAEEDAVQQQPHEAHAADRRPAASKLAKLMQQQQQRQLFDQRRSHHQPHHHHQPHHRHHHHHNHHRINNNNNNTKKNRSANSSPTPSARSWNDSEEDQDMDCSSGNHNQQQQAQQQQQQQHNSNEDEDDRSSSASSAISLTMKRTRQDSESTLYQTLLMKQEQHQQQHQQQQQQHQQHQQQQQYLDELQQSHQQQLTANLFMARTIALSRSRDFPELFQNTIAAAAANATAASSSPGNNGSGAVKVAGPGPGPGPLPGSAAPVAVGSGNAAATGAGSSNYMLPCPLCETPLEQRVFRQHLDRHYPRDSPVCPVIECGRRFAHPNSVRNHMRIKHTLQWAKMKAMRSSGGPFAGGPDFK; translated from the exons ATGACCGAATCCACACAGCTGCAGACGGCGGAGAACAACAACGCGGGCGTGGTCAAAATGGAGCCCCCGCCGCCGGCGACCTCCTCCGTTTCCGTGTCCGCCGCCGCAGCCGCCCACGCCCTCTCCTCCCTCTCCTCGCTCTCGATGGCCGCCACCGGCTCCGCCCTCTCGCCGGCCACGCCCCCGCCCTCCCTGAACCTGtcacatcagcagcagcactcgcagcagcagcagcagcagcagcagcactaCGCCCTCAAGTGGAACGACTTCCAGAGCTCGATCCTCAGCTCCTTCCGGCACCTGCGGGACGAGGAGGACTTCGTGGACGTAACGCTGGCCTGCGACGAGCGCTCCTTCACCGCCCACAAGGTCGTCCTGAGCGCCTGCAGCCCCTACTTCCGCCGGCTGCTCAAGGCCAATCCCTGCGAGCACCCGATCGTCATCCTGCGCGACGTGCGTTGCGACGATGTCGAGAATCTGCTGAG CTTTATGTACAATGGTGAGGTGAATGTGAGCCACGAACAGTTGCCCGACTTCCTGAAGACCGCGCATCTGCTGCAGATTCGTGGCTTGGCGGATGTCAATGGTTGTTATCCCTACTCCAAGGCTTTGTCCGCCGCCCTGAgccacaacaacagcagcaacagcagcagcaataacaacaacaacagcagcaacagcctgagcaacaacaataacaacaacaacatagCCGAGAGCAGTAATCACAACAAGATTAGCAGTTACTTGCCACCCAATCAAGCAAGTGCcacaagcaacaacaatggaaacagcagcaacagcaacaaccacagcagcagcagcagcaacaacagcagcagcaacaacatcagcgGATCCCTGAACAGCAGCCTGAACTCACCGTTCAGTGCGCCGCCGGTACCGCCATCGGTTACCGCCTCGAgtgcagcggcagcagcagcagcggctgcCTCGCTCACCGCCGCagtggcagcagcagcggcagcaacggccagcagcagcagtgccAGCGGACAAAGCGGCGGCTCGAGCGGTACGCCCGCCATCCAGGAGCTGAAGGCATCGTCGGCAGCGTCGCCCGTAAGAACCCCGAACCCGAATCCCAATTCCAGCAAA gccagcagcagcaaccacTGGGACATGGGTGAGATGGAGGGCAGCCGGAAGAGCCACCTGACGCCGCCCCCTCAGAAACGCATCAAGAGCGCCGATTTGTTCCGGGCCCAGCACGGCATCAGTCCGGAGCGATTGCTGCTCGACCGCGAGTTCCCCGTAGCCGGACAGCATCCCCTCACCCGGAACAGGAGCGGTCGGGACACCTCCAAGGATCGGGAGCGCAATTTGGAATTGAGGGAATCGCTATTGGGACAGGCTCTGGAAAACAGCAACGGACAGCAGGCCAATCAG AAACACGATCTTGGCCAGAGCGCGGGTGAGGATTCGAACAGCAGTGACACGGAGCCCTCGGATCGGGGCGATGGACAGCACGATGGAACCCTCGACGGCATCGACAATCAGCGCTCGCACTCGTTCCCCAATGCATTCCTCGGCCTCCAGGGCATTCCCGGTCTTCTGCCAGGACCCTCCGGCATCAACAGTGACTTCG GCACATTCCTGAATGCCAAGAGCGGCATCAAGCAGGAGGTGATGGAGCCGGAAGCGGAGGAGGATGCagtgcagcagcagccgcacgAGGCCCACGCCGCCGACCGTCGTCCGGCGGCCAGCAAGCTGGCCAAGctgatgcagcagcagcagcagcggcagctgTTCGACCAGCGGCGCAGCCACCACCAGCCGCACCACCATCACCAGCCGCACCatcgccaccaccaccaccacaaccaccatcgcattaacaacaacaacaataatacgAAGAAGAACCGCTCGGCCAACTCCTCGCCCACGCCCTCGGCTCGATCCTGGAACGACAGCGAGGAGGATCAGGACATGGACTGCAGCAGCGGCAACCacaaccagcagcagcaggcgcagcagcagcagcaacagcagcacaACAGcaacgaggacgaggacgatCGCTCCTCGTCGGCCTCCTCGGCCATCTCCCTGACCATGAAGCGTACGCGCCAGGACAGCGAGTCCACGCTCTATCAAACGCTGCTCATGAAACAggagcaacaccagcagcaacaccagcagcagcagcagcaacaccagcaacatcagcagcagcagcaatatcTGGACGAGCTGCAGCAGTCACACCAGCAACAGCTGACGGCCAATCTGTTTATGGCCAGGACAATAGCTCTGAGCAGGTCCCGGGATTTTCCGGAGCTCTTCCAAAACACGATTGCCGCGGCGGCGGCGAATGCGACCGCTGCATCGTCTAGTCCGGGGAACAATGGCAGTGGAGCGGTGAAGGTGGCTGGACCAGGACCTGGACCAGGACCCCTACCCGGAAGTGCCGCGCCCGTGGCTGTGGGAAGTGGAAATGCAGCGGCAACTGGAGCCGGAAGCAGCAACTACATGCTGCCCTGTCCGCTGTGCGAAACGCCGCTGGAGCAGCGCGTTTTCCGGCAGCACCTGGACCGCCACTATCCGCGCGACAGTCCCGTCTGCCCGGTGATCGAGTGTGGCCGCCGCTTCGCGCATCCCAACTCCGTGCGGAATCACATGCGCATCAAGCACACCCTGCAGTGGGCCAAGATGAAGGCCATGCGATCCTCGGGCGGCCCCTTCGCCGGCGGGCCGGACTTCAAATGA